Part of the Methanobacterium bryantii genome, AATTAAATGAAGCAGTACCAAACCGAAAAAATCAACATCAAAAAGCCATAATCTGCAAAAGCTATTTTTAAATTGCAAAATCATCACTTTCTACTCCTAAAAATCAATTATCCTTTAACTGATGTACATGGACAATACAATTTTTTTAAATGAGTTTACCACTTCCAGTTTAAAACAAATACTGATTAATTTTTGACTATTATTTTAAAAAACTGTAATTTGCAAGAGAGACAAACTCCATTTTATGATAAACATTTGCAAAAAATTATTGTAATTTGATGATCTTAAATAATAATGATGCATATGAAGACCAGATTTAAAATAGAACCCCATGAATTTAAAGGTCCATTCGACATTGAACTTACCATTGGAAGCGGCCAGACCTCCCAGCCTGCATGGGAGAAGAAAGGCAAATACTTTCAAGGATTAATATTTGTAGAAAATAACGCTTGCCTTGTAAAAATAGCCCATACGCCCAACACTGATGATCCAATTGATATAATAGCTGAATCCAAAGAAGAAATAGAAAAAGAACAGATTAAAGCTAAAATAATGGAAATTTTTGGTTTAAATGATGATCTCCCTAAGTTATATGATTTTTTAAGAAATGACCCCAAACTAGAACCTACAATCGATTTCTGTGAAGGTTTAAGACTATTTAAAGCTAATAACTTATTTGAATCAGTTGTATGCTCCATAACATCTGCCCATAACTCCATAAAGCAGTGGAACAAAGCTATAAATCTATTAAAGGAAAAATTTGGAGATGAATACAAATTCTCATCAGGTACATTCTACTCTTTTCCTAGCCCTCAAATACTTGCAAATGCCCCGGAACATGAGTTTGATGAAGAAGAATGCAGCCCAGAATTACTTAAAACACGGGCTTCATGGAAAGACCTTAGAAGCTGCCGCGTAGGCTACAGGTCAAAATACATAATTAAGGCATCTGAAATGGTTCAAAACGAAATAGATCTGCAGAAAATTAGCAAAATGGACTATGAAACTGCTTTTGATACAATACTCAAGATTCCTGGAGTGGGGCCCAAAGTAGGGGACTGTATCCTCCTTTACGGTTATGGATTTGGAAAAGCCTTCCCAGTGGATATATGGATAAGTAGAATCGTTTCCAGTCTTTACTTTGATGGGAAGAACGTTACAAACCCTAAAATGAGAAAATTTGGTATAGAAAGGTTTGGAAATTATGCAGGATATACACAGCTGTATTTATTCCACTATGCGCGGAAATCCGGGCTTATGAAGACCTTGAAGAAATAATTAGAAGATAATTTATCACCATATTGAATAATATCAAAATGATGAGTTAAATAAATTTATTTAGCTAAAACAAGCTTTAAATAATCAGACCACAAAAAGCGTGAAACATTACTTTGAAAGGTTGAAATGTCAATGAGTGATTTGTATGGGCGAGCTTTCAGATGCACTGGATGAATTCAGTGAAATTTCAAGGGAATTCCATGCAAGAATACAAAAAATTTTAAGGGATAAGTACTGCTGGAAATGTCCAATGAGGTCTACAAGTAAAAATACTTTTTGTAATGAGTTAGATGCATGGATTAGACTTACAGGTGCCTTTGAAAGAGGAGTTCAGGATAATATGCTCAATAATGTTGCATATGATGAACTAGAGATTATAACCTCAAGATACTTATTTAAACTCTTAAAAAAGCATAAAAGACACTTAAAATGTAATAAAACAACTATTTTAAAATTAAAGGAAGATGTTGATCCATTTGCTTTAAAAGAGGATCTACTTTTTATTGAAGAAAATCCAGAATCAGTTAAAACTAATGATCTGATTTTATGGCCTCAAATTTGCCCAGTTTCATTTTACTGGTTTTCAAAAGCTAAAATACTGGGCATTATTCCGTTTAAAATCCTAAAAGTAGAAAAATCATTTCAAAAAGAAGGACATAAGTTTGTTCAAGTAGAAAACAGCTTAGAAATTCCATTAGAATATATAACAGGGAAACTAATTAAAATTATAAGTAAAAACGATCCAGTATATTCAAAACTAGATTTATAACCGACTAAAATAAGTAGGGAACTCCAAATGAAAGTTGAAGAAAACTTTAAAACTCAGGATAAATCCCGTAAAAACCCAAAATTTATAATTGGCGTTATTGATTCATATATTCATAGTGGAGATAAAAATCACATTCCAGATATTTTAAATGGTTCTTTTTCTCTTAAAGAAATTTCAGATACTATCTTAAAAGAGGCAACCAGATTAACTGAAAGTAAATACTGTTATGTAGCCTATGTAGATCCCAAAAATAAGGATAGTGTAGGAATTTCATTCACTAAAATGACGCCCGAATGCGATATGTACGAAAAAATAGGAGAATCGCGGTTTCCTGTGAGAAAAGATGGTACCTACGGCGGACTTCTGGGATATTCACTGGATACAGGGGAATCATTTTATACTCAAGATGTTACTGGCCATGAAGCTGCTCATGGGATTCCAAAGGGACATGTTCCTGTAAAACAGTTTTTATCTGTTCCTGTATTTTCAAAAGACAGAATTACCGGCCAAATTGTCATTGGTAACCCTAAAAGAGATTATACAGATAAAAACCTGAAAATAATTGAAAAAATAGCTGATTTTTATGGTCTAGTTCTTGAAAACTTGTTTTAAATAAAAAAATAAAATAAATAATTATATTTATCTTAAGGCTTCAGGCGGGTTTCTTCTTTTCAAAATAACTGCTGCGATGTATCCAAGTCCTAAAGTTATTAGAACACCTACAATCAATGCCACTATTCCACCGTAAGGATTATCTTCACCTAAAAATGGTATAGTATAATCTGGCATTGGTGCCTCATAAATTCCTGACTCTTCAGTGGTAGATACGTCCTCTGCAGTCTTTTCAAGTCCATCAGGATTGCTTGAAGCTATAAATGGTGCTAAAACAGCAATTATTATGCAGATTACTAATCCTCCCAGGACTAATTTTTTGTCTTTAGGGCTCATTTTGCTGCAGCCTCCATAGATTCAGATTTAGTTTCTTCAACATTCTTTTTTCTGTTCCAAGCGAGTAAATCTGGCCTTACACTTTCCAGTCCCATAATTACTACCACTGTTAGAACTGCTTCAATGATTCCGATTAATGCATGGTATAATCCCATCATTTCAAGTCCAGGTACAAGTGGGAACGTTCCAGCAAGCCACATTTCTACTGCAACTGCTTCAGATGCTAAGAAAATAGATAACCATGATGCTACGCCTATAGCTGCTATTTTTCCTATTGATTTTCTAAGGGCTTTAAATGTGAAAAGTCCTACAAATCCTCCTATAATTCCCATGTTAAGTACGTTAGCACCTATTGTAGTTATTCCACCGTCTCCGAAGAATAAAGCCTGAACAAGTAGTACTAATGTAAATATTATAACTGCTGCTTCGGGAGCACAGAATACAAGTGCGACTAATGCTCCTCCCACCATATGTCCACTCGTTCCAAATGCTATAGGAATGTTCATGGACATTATGGCAAATATACCTGCAGCTAAAACTGCCATTAACGGAACTGATTTTTCATCAAGGTTCTTTCTGGCCCATTTTTGTGAGAAGTACAATGCCACAATAAGAATAACAAAATAAATGGCACACTGCCACAAAGGTATAAATCCATTTGGTATATGCATATTTTTATCCTCCCTTTACTTTATAAGGATCATTTTTAAGTTAATGGAGTATTACCAAACCTGATTTCAGAGGATAAAAGTTAATACTCCATTTTAAAGCTCTATGACCCTTAAACTCTCCGTCTATGCCTTTTAATTTTTAATCATATAAAGCTTTCCATCAGTATTACAAAAACCATTATTTCATCATTAAATGTAATAAAAAAGTATTACATCAGTTCTATTTTTAATGGAAAATGTAATAACACACTATTTCAGACAAAAAAAACTAATAAACGACAATTTCTGATCGTTCTATAAATAGTATACTAAGCCCTAAAACTCAGCTTAACCTATCTTAAAAAAAATAGATGAAAAAATATAAAAAAAGTAACCGTCAACCCTCAACCATAATCAATTTACCGCTGCTAGGATCCTTATATACCGTTCCCATTTGCACATAACCTTTTCCTTGTCCAGATTGGCTTTGTGGTGTGTTGTTGAGTTGTTTACCCTGTTGAATTTCAGCAGCTTTCTTCATGGCTTCCATGGTCTGTTTTTTCTCTTCTGAAGTTGAATCACTGAAAACAACACTCTGCATATTCCATGATAATACCAGAAATATAAGGAATCCAACGGCCAATACGAGCATTGCATCTACTAAATTAGATGTGCCTGCCATTGGATCTTCTTCTTGAGTGTTAAGTAATCTGCGCCGGTTTTTTCGAAGCATTTTCTAAGACCTCCAGAACAGATTCTGCCAGTGTTTCAAGGGTCGAAAGGTTATCTTCGTACCACCGCCTTCTAACTTTAGAAATGACGTATGCAACACCTCCAGCAGCTATACCAACAACAGTAGTGTCAAAAGCAATTATTATTGCCTGTGCAAGAGTATTTATGTCTCCAGAACCTAAAGCTGCTAAACCAGGACCCATTGGTATTAATGTACCCATAAGTCCAAGGGTTGGGCCAAGCCGTGTTACGATATCTGTTTTCTCGAGACTTTTAGCTATTTTATATTCTTCATTTTCAATTAACTTCCTTGCAAGGGATTCCCTTGATTTTAAACCTATATCATCAGACTCTACAATACTCACCAGTATTTCCTTATGATTTTCAGATAAATTACTCTTTTCAACCACTTCCAGTACATGTTCTGGGGTGCCGGGGTTTGACATGTCTTTTATAAGTTTTTTAACGTCCCCAACTTCAAATTTAACCCTGCTTGAATATTCAGAGAGTAAACCTCCAAAACTAATTATTGCATAGACCATAAAGGCCAGTAAACCTATAATAACAGGTATAAGAAGGCTCTGGGATATAACGTGTAAAGCTGCACTTAATGCTTCACTTCCAGGAATTGTCGCCATTAAATCACCTCATTTATTTTTGTATTAGAATGCTTCTCTTTTTTGTCAGGTAAAATCCTGCAAATACAAGTACTACAACAAGTAGTACTGCATAAATCAATGTTTCTGCAGATGGAACAGTTAACGGGCTCATTTGAGATTGAAGAACTGTACTTATATTTGGAATAACTATAGCAGAAGCTAAAAAGTAAAGGCCAACAAAAAGCATAAAATTACCCAACAAAACAGGGTAAGGCTTCTTCAAAACCCTTACTATTGCACCAGATGCAAAATAAAAGGCAAGTATAGTTATACTAAGGAAAACAGCCGCATATTGCCCAACAAATACTGTAGAAACTCCTATAAATGGAGAAGCCAGTACTATAGCTGCTATAACCGCCCCAAAACAACATGGACACGGTGCAATCATTGCAGCACATGATGCCTTAGCATGATTTTTACGATGCACTTTCCATTCCCTAATGGTGTGAAAACCTGCATACATAATTATAACTGACATAGCTAAAAATATAGCGAAATTATAATCATACACGACCTTATAAACAATATCAGTATGTCCTGAAACTAAAAATGCTAATATGAATATTCCAAGACCGTAACCAGCAGATACTCCCACTGCAGCTTTTTTAGAAAGCCCAGCAAATCCAGATGCAAGCCCGATCTTAATACCGAACACTAAAATTGCAGATAATATTCCCATTTGCCATAATAACTCTAACATGATAATCAACCCAATTTTTATAGTTTAGTTCAATATAATACTTTCTATTTTACTTTTATTATTACATAGGGCCATTATTTCACCAAAAATGTAATACAATTTATCTAAAATTATTACTTAAATCAGTTATTTCACCAATTAGTAATAATTAAATAGAAATTATTACGTTCTATCTTTAAATATACCTATTTTTATTACACAACCAAACCAGATACTTTTCATGACTTTTATCCCTACTTAAATAAAAAAATAGGGAAATTTTAGTTTTTAGACCGTTTTAACAGGTTCAAAATATCTGATTTGAAGTAGCCAGCACCAAGTAAACACAAAATTGATATTACACCAATTATAGCCATTACAGGGACACCTGAAGATCCTGACGCACCACTAGAAGCTGCTGTAGATACTTCATAGGCATTGTTACTGCCAGAAGCTACTGAAGCGCTGCTACTGCTGCTTGAAGCACTTTTAGTTGCAGCCGTAACCGCTGCAGCTCCAACACTGCCCACGCCGCTTCCAGAAGAACCAACACTGCCGCTGCCTTTACCAGTATCAGATTGGCCTTTACCCGAATTTTGTGAATTTTCCCCATTAGAGTTCTCACTTAAAACCTGACCAGTAGCCTTATACATCATATCCGCGAACTGTTTAAGCTGGGCCGTACTCAAAGAGGAACTCATCATCAGGAAATTGCTGAAGTCAATATTAGCACACGTGTGGTGGCAGCAGGTAACACCGTACGAAGTAGACTTTATATAAGTATCAACCAAGTCGGTAATAGTTTTCGAGTCTGCATTCCACAGACCTTTACGATATGCCGTAATAAGCCATCCGGCCATACTCTGGAAAGAAAATGCTTTATAATCTGCGTTAACACTGAATGCAGAACTCAGCAAAGTATTGGCCAGTTGATTCCATGTAGAATCGCTGACGAGTTTTCCGCCATTTGTATCTTTATTGATCAGATCAAATGCAGCTAAATTTTCAATCCTTGCAGAATATTCCAGCCAACCGCTTGCTCCCTGGTTCAAAAGAGCATTCACGTATTTTGGGTTTAATAACGTAGATCTAATCTCCAAATTTATCTCTTCAGAAAGGCTCCTTGTTATGATATCGTTTTTGTTACGGATATCAACAATAGATGTATCTGGATTTGCACCTAAATATTGAGATGCTAGAGTTACTCCTCCAAGCCAATCATAATAATCGCTTGAATCTAATAATCCCCATGTACTGTCAATATTTTGGGTTATTAAGTCTGTATTCTTTAATAAATACTCAAAGGTATCTCTATTACTGGACACGACAATATTACCATTTTTATCAACAGTCCATGCATTAGATATTCTTGACAGGTATATCTCTGCTAGTTCTTTGGTAACATCAGCACTATGCTCCCATTTACCCGTGTTTGGAAGGTAATCAGATACTCCTGTCCCTTCAAGAACCGCTCCAGGTAAACCAAATATACGATCCAAAGAGGGGTTTTGTGCATAATGTTTTTTAACATAGTTATCTTTTGTACTTTCATTTGTAGCATTAACCAGTGCCACTGCACCGGTCATGAGTTTTAACCAGTTTACATTACTTGTAACTGCTGTTGCAAAAACATCTATGCGCGGCCTGTGGATTACAGTACCATTACTAAGAGTTATAGTTAATTCAGATAGTTTCATTAGTTTAATACCAGTTACTGTGCCGCTGGCATCCCATACTGGCTCAACACCTAAATAATATAAAAATTGAGCAATAGCGACACCTTCAGTACGCAGCAGTTCAGTACCCCACATAACAATAGCTATAGTATCAGGGAATTTTTTATGTTCCTCATAATACTCAACTATTTGCTTATTAACAATATTTTTAGCAGATTCCCATGCTGCTTCACTCGGCATTTTAGTAGAATCAACAGAGTACATACTGGTACCTGTAGGTAAACTATCGCAGTAAGATGGATCCCCTGCCAAACCCGGCACGATATAACCCCCACTTAAAGCTGTTATAATAGATTCTATTTCAGTATTGTTTGATAATTCTGAAATTGTTTCCACACAAAACTCTAAATTAGCATATAAATCACTCTGCTTGCTGATACCATTCTTTGCCGCTAGATTAGCTAAAGAAACCCCATTAACCAGTTGAGTTATATAATAGGTCAATTTGCTTTTAATAGTAGTTACTTTCTCATCATATGCAGTATTGTGGGTCATAGTGTAATAATCTACACTTAATGACGGATACAATAATTTTTTGATGTTATCCATGACCTTCGTTCTCGACGAAGCTATCGTAACTGTTTCCTGAATTAAATCATCGCCAGTGAGTCCTTTACCTAAAATATGTAAGCCTAATGTGATAAGATTATTTTGAAGTTCATCTAAATAACCATCAAGGCTATTAACCCATGTTTCAAAACTTTCACCCGTTTTCGGACCATCCAATCCTAAGTCATTAACAGCCACGTTTTTAATTTTAATTTGATACTGTGTCACCAGATCAGTAGCATTTACTTTAAGTGCATTTTTATAAGCAGTGATATAATTCTGCAGGGTGACATAATCCCCATATAATTCTGAAGAAACTGTAGCTGGAGTCATATGACTTATAACAAGAGCAAATGCCCTGTCTTTAGCAACCATACCTTCACCCGGATCAGAAGTTATAAAAGGATATATGTCTGGTATTGTGGATAATTGAAAAGTCCAGTCATCTGCCTGCACTCCAATAGATCTACCCGGCAACCACTCCAGTGTTCCATGGGTTCCAAAGTTTATCATTACGTCTGCTTTGAATACTTCACTTAACCATTTATAAAATGCAACATACTGCTGATGAGGTGGAAGCGTTGCACTGTGATAATCTTCAGCTGTTTCCAGTTCTTCCCATCCCCTACTTGGTTGAACTGTGATAAACACGTTACCGCAAACAATACCTGGAATAACAAGGTACTTGTTATCATAAACCATGACTTTACCAATACCAGAGCCCCATTCAGCAACTAATTGATCTTGCAGCGTTTCAGGTAATTCATTGAACCATTTTATGTATTGGGTAAGATTTACAAGCTGTTTATTTGCAGTAAGATTTGCATAGTTGTCTTCAACATACTCATTAAGAAGTCCCTGAGCCCAGGTACCTTTATTACCAAATGAGGCGATTATGGTATAAAGTTTCGTAGCAGAAGGAATTTCACTTCTTTTCATACCAATATTGTATCCCTCATCATACATCGCTACCAATAAATCATGGAGGCTCTGGAAAACATCCAGATAAGAAGCACCGATATTAGATTTCCCCGGAGGGTAATCATAAAGAACGATAGCAACTTTTTTATCTTTATTGGCCTTTTCTTTAAGATTTGCCCACCCATTGGTCAGTTGAACAACTTTATCTATACCTTCCTGTACAGGTATTTCATTACCATTAGAATCAATATAAGATACAGGCACAGCTCCAAAAACGCCTTCAAACTCTGGAATAGTCACTGCATAGGTCCATTCGGCTTGAGGTCCATATGCACTTGTGTAACTATAGTTACTGATACCATTAACAGCCTTGATAATTTCAATGTTCATCTCTGCAAAGTCATCAATGGCACCTCCATCAGCCATATTAGCATAATCCATTGACCAGCTGTACAGTGAAGTTACACAGACAACACCCCTTGATAATGGGCCAGTGCCATTTACACCGACGGTTAGTTCATTTAACAGTTGACTAATTGAAGGTGTAAGTGCAGACTGGAATAAATTAAATACGGCCCTGCCTTGAGCTTCATAAGTTTTGATCATTTTATCTACAAGGGCTCCTCCAGGGTTGTAACTGGCAATAATTATAAATGAACCCTTTATTTTTGATTTAGACGAATTATACCATTTTTCAAACGCTGCATAAATCTCTTTATTGGTGTTATGTTTCGCTTGCCATGTTTTCAATTCATTGGTCATCCAGTTTAAACTCCCAGATTTATCACTATTATAGCCCGGATCTGCCTTGATCCATTCATTTATCTCTTTTTGGGTGGGAGATGATCCAAAAATTCCATAATCTGGATGATATATTCCCCATGTAGGGTTAGATAAAAGTGGGGTTCTGCCCTCTATTTTAGTAGGATTTACGCTGGTTTCTCCCATTAAATAGAAGATATAATCCAGCATGTTCTGCATGTTTTCTTTAACTATGCTACTATCATTTACAGCTTCTGCCTGCCAGTAAGAACCAATATACGTGTTTTCAAGTGTGTTATAAGTGTTGTTTTTATCGGTCCCACCTAAAAAATTCCAGCTGCCTATATACTTTGATATGAAGTTTGCATCATAAATCCCAAATACATATGCAATCCTGTGATTCTGGTTGGCGGGGCTATCTGCAATTACATCTGCAGGTATAGCAAAGTTGTAACTGTACATATCCACCATGATAAAATTGGTATATTTCAACATCCACCACTTAGAATCATCTTTACTGTAGCTTTCAATAGTGTAAACCCTGCAGCTTAAGTTTTGAAGTGTCTGCATCTTATTAAGCTGGCCATCAGTACTGGAAGTACCAGAATAACTGATAACAGCTATATCTGGAACAAATGTATGGTTGACAGTTAGGGGCGTTGTAGTGAGAGTTATACTTTTAGTAAAGCTTTTATAAGTTTTATACAGTATTTCTACAATGTAACTCCCCTTAGTCAGATTACTAAAAGTATAAGTTCCAGAATTACCTGTAACTACAGTTTTAATTATCTTTTTATTACTCTGATTTCTTAAATTTACTGTCGCGTTAGAAACAGGTACCGCATCATTATACTCTCCAGCATACTCCTTTTTTGATTTATCATATGCATCGCGGACAGTTCCGCTGATATTCAATTTGGAAACGGTACTTTGAGATGTGGAATAGGCACTGTAAATTCCACTACTTAACGTGCTGTTATTTGTTGTATTCAAAGACTGATTACCTGTAATATTATCTGCAGATACAGTCCCGCAAAGAGCGAAAGAAAACAAAAGTACAGCCATTAAAAGCAAAATTTTCATGCCCTGTTTTTTGATATTTTTGATAGTAACACTTCCTACTTTTGAAGTTTAAATTGTACTTCAAAAAAGAAAATAAGGTTTTTATTTTCCTGTTTTGAACTTAAAAGTATATGCTTTAGCTAGTTTATTGCCGGCACTGTCTTTTACAGCATATGCTGGGATATAAACCTGGTACCAGGTGTAAGAAGATTTTTTGCTGGTAGTTTTAAGGTACAAAATGTTTCCCTTAATTACTTTGCTAACTGCAACTTTTTTCCCAGTTTTAAGGTTCTTAATATACACTTTAGACCAATTCACACCCGCTTTAACGCTTTCACTGAACTTAACCGCAATAGTACCTGTTCTAGAAACCTTCCCCGCCTTATTTTTAGGACTGGTTAAACTAACCTTAGGCGCAGCCTTATCGATAACATACTTAACAGTGTACACCGGTGACTTATTACCTGCCTTATCCACCGCAAAAAACTTCAAAGTATGCGTTGAAGCCATATTAATCGGCTTAGTGTACCTTGCATTTGAAGTGGTTGGCGTTTTACCATTCAAAGTATAATAAATACTTCCAGACTCACTCATCTTCAAAATAACACTCTTACTAACGTTATACGTTCCCGCCTTAACACTAGCACTAGCTTTAGGAGCAGTCTTATCAATAACATACTTAACAGTGTACACTGGAGACTTATTACCTGCCTTATCCACCGCCAAAAACTTCAAAGTACAAGTAGAACCAACACTAAAAGAACCAGCATACTTAGTACTGCCAGTAGTAGGAGTACTACCATCCAAAGTATAATAAATACTTCCAGACTCACTCATTGAAAGAGCAACACTCTTACTAACATTATACGTTCCACCTGGAACATTAACACTCGCCGTAGGAACCTTAGTGTCAACAATATAAGTTTTTGTAACTACATCCGAAACTTCACCATCCAAATTAACAGCAATAAACTTCAAAACAGTTATCCCTTCCTTACTAACGCTTATTGACCCAGTATACAAAGTACTGCCCACAGTCGGAACACTACCATCCAAAGTATAATAAATTCTAGGATTAGGATCATTATTATCTACAGCAGTTAAATGCACAGTTATCCCCTTATTAAAAGAGCCACTCCCAACATCCGCCGAAGGCAACAGTTTACCAGAATTACCAGTAACCACATCACCAGAAGCAGAAGCCACAGCATCATTACCCCTTTTGCCATTTGAATTCATATAGTTACCCTTAATGGTGGTACTGGTGCCGCCAGTTGAGTCTATGGCATAGGTGCTGGTGGTGATTATTTCATTATCGTTTATGGTAGTGTTGGTGGGGCATTTGCTTGAGGACTGTTTTTTTAACAGGACCCCCGTACTATTTGAGTTTATGATATTCCGGGAGATATTAATGCCACTGGTTCCACCGTATATGTAAATACTTTCTTTACTTGTATCAGCTGTTGTGATTTTATTTTCTGTGATGTTACTGTTTCCTGTTACGTAAATTCCATATCCCCCGTAGAACATGTTGACAATGTTATCAGTTACTGTACAGTTGGAGCCTGTTGTGATGCCGCTGTTGCTTTGATTGGTATAATCAGCAGTTTTATCATCTTTATAACCATATATAGTGTTTCCCGATATTATAGAGTCACCCGATGCGAAAATACCGCAATACGTCGCGTAAATAGTGTTTCCAGTTATGGTATTACCCCCAGATTCAGATGAGATGCCCCGGTAGGCTCCTTTACCATAGGTTCCTGCCGTTAAGTTGGAAACTGTGATGGTGTTGTTCCTTGCTATATTGTAGGACCCCATCATCTGGATAGCATAACACCAGGAGGTGTCCACGCCTATGCAGGTGTTGTCTGTGATGTTGTTATAGTAGCATAATCCACCGCCAGAACCATATATGGATAGGTAAATGCAGTTAGAAACGCGGGATATGATGTAATTATTTTTGATGTTGTTGTAGTTGCTGTTTCCCAGGATGATTGGTGAGTGTGTCCATCCAACTGTTGTTTCGAATTCTGACAAATTATTTTCCAGGATATTATTGCAGTTGGATCCTGTTAATGCAATACCATGACCTGAAGATCCATCACACTGGATGGTGTTCCCTTTTATTGTGTTGTTCTGCGTATCCTTAAGGAATATTCCCATCACTCCATCTCGAGTATTGTTAATCCTTAAACCAGTTACATTCGAACCTGAACCACCTGACAGAATGTTGATGGTTCCATTGATGATCTTCC contains:
- a CDS encoding chitobiase/beta-hexosaminidase C-terminal domain-containing protein, producing MRKEVKMVMVTVILLLSFASINVTSAANVYNISADSYSNYFNESGYIKGANIKAGDVLDVYGTIYDKNMYIDRPLNITSSSKTGKIINGTINILSGGSGSNVTGLRINNTRDGVMGIFLKDTQNNTIKGNTIQCDGSSGHGIALTGSNCNNILENNLSEFETTVGWTHSPIILGNSNYNNIKNNYIISRVSNCIYLSIYGSGGGLCYYNNITDNTCIGVDTSWCYAIQMMGSYNIARNNTITVSNLTAGTYGKGAYRGISSESGGNTITGNTIYATYCGIFASGDSIISGNTIYGYKDDKTADYTNQSNSGITTGSNCTVTDNIVNMFYGGYGIYVTGNSNITENKITTADTSKESIYIYGGTSGINISRNIINSNSTGVLLKKQSSSKCPTNTTINDNEIITTSTYAIDSTGGTSTTIKGNYMNSNGKRGNDAVASASGDVVTGNSGKLLPSADVGSGSFNKGITVHLTAVDNNDPNPRIYYTLDGSVPTVGSTLYTGSISVSKEGITVLKFIAVNLDGEVSDVVTKTYIVDTKVPTASVNVPGGTYNVSKSVALSMSESGSIYYTLDGSTPTTGSTKYAGSFSVGSTCTLKFLAVDKAGNKSPVYTVKYVIDKTAPKASASVKAGTYNVSKSVILKMSESGSIYYTLNGKTPTTSNARYTKPINMASTHTLKFFAVDKAGNKSPVYTVKYVIDKAAPKVSLTSPKNKAGKVSRTGTIAVKFSESVKAGVNWSKVYIKNLKTGKKVAVSKVIKGNILYLKTTSKKSSYTWYQVYIPAYAVKDSAGNKLAKAYTFKFKTGK
- a CDS encoding cobaltochelatase subunit CobN, yielding MKILLLMAVLLFSFALCGTVSADNITGNQSLNTTNNSTLSSGIYSAYSTSQSTVSKLNISGTVRDAYDKSKKEYAGEYNDAVPVSNATVNLRNQSNKKIIKTVVTGNSGTYTFSNLTKGSYIVEILYKTYKSFTKSITLTTTPLTVNHTFVPDIAVISYSGTSSTDGQLNKMQTLQNLSCRVYTIESYSKDDSKWWMLKYTNFIMVDMYSYNFAIPADVIADSPANQNHRIAYVFGIYDANFISKYIGSWNFLGGTDKNNTYNTLENTYIGSYWQAEAVNDSSIVKENMQNMLDYIFYLMGETSVNPTKIEGRTPLLSNPTWGIYHPDYGIFGSSPTQKEINEWIKADPGYNSDKSGSLNWMTNELKTWQAKHNTNKEIYAAFEKWYNSSKSKIKGSFIIIASYNPGGALVDKMIKTYEAQGRAVFNLFQSALTPSISQLLNELTVGVNGTGPLSRGVVCVTSLYSWSMDYANMADGGAIDDFAEMNIEIIKAVNGISNYSYTSAYGPQAEWTYAVTIPEFEGVFGAVPVSYIDSNGNEIPVQEGIDKVVQLTNGWANLKEKANKDKKVAIVLYDYPPGKSNIGASYLDVFQSLHDLLVAMYDEGYNIGMKRSEIPSATKLYTIIASFGNKGTWAQGLLNEYVEDNYANLTANKQLVNLTQYIKWFNELPETLQDQLVAEWGSGIGKVMVYDNKYLVIPGIVCGNVFITVQPSRGWEELETAEDYHSATLPPHQQYVAFYKWLSEVFKADVMINFGTHGTLEWLPGRSIGVQADDWTFQLSTIPDIYPFITSDPGEGMVAKDRAFALVISHMTPATVSSELYGDYVTLQNYITAYKNALKVNATDLVTQYQIKIKNVAVNDLGLDGPKTGESFETWVNSLDGYLDELQNNLITLGLHILGKGLTGDDLIQETVTIASSRTKVMDNIKKLLYPSLSVDYYTMTHNTAYDEKVTTIKSKLTYYITQLVNGVSLANLAAKNGISKQSDLYANLEFCVETISELSNNTEIESIITALSGGYIVPGLAGDPSYCDSLPTGTSMYSVDSTKMPSEAAWESAKNIVNKQIVEYYEEHKKFPDTIAIVMWGTELLRTEGVAIAQFLYYLGVEPVWDASGTVTGIKLMKLSELTITLSNGTVIHRPRIDVFATAVTSNVNWLKLMTGAVALVNATNESTKDNYVKKHYAQNPSLDRIFGLPGAVLEGTGVSDYLPNTGKWEHSADVTKELAEIYLSRISNAWTVDKNGNIVVSSNRDTFEYLLKNTDLITQNIDSTWGLLDSSDYYDWLGGVTLASQYLGANPDTSIVDIRNKNDIITRSLSEEINLEIRSTLLNPKYVNALLNQGASGWLEYSARIENLAAFDLINKDTNGGKLVSDSTWNQLANTLLSSAFSVNADYKAFSFQSMAGWLITAYRKGLWNADSKTITDLVDTYIKSTSYGVTCCHHTCANIDFSNFLMMSSSLSTAQLKQFADMMYKATGQVLSENSNGENSQNSGKGQSDTGKGSGSVGSSGSGVGSVGAAAVTAATKSASSSSSSASVASGSNNAYEVSTAASSGASGSSGVPVMAIIGVISILCLLGAGYFKSDILNLLKRSKN